Proteins encoded together in one Streptomyces umbrinus window:
- the proS gene encoding proline--tRNA ligase — translation MAKAPVLTPRADDFPRWYQDLISKAELADNGPVRGTMVIRPYGYGLWERMQQEMDARIKEAGAQNAYFPLFIPQSYLTKEAEHVEGFAPELAVVTHAGGKELEEPVVVRPTSETIVNDYFSKWVQSYRDLPLLINQWANVVRWEMRPRVFLRTTEFLWQEGHTAHATYEDARDYAAHIHEKVYADFMVNVLGIDVVLGRKTPGERFAGAVNTLTLEAMMGDGKALQMGTSHELGQNFARAFNTRYLSRDGRQELVWQTSWGSSTRMVGGLIMSHGDDSGLRVPPRLAPVQAVVLAIKGDDAVLAKVHEIGDRLKAAGVRVRVDDRTDVPFGRRAVDWELKGVPVRIEIGPRDLENGTAMLARRIPGGKEPVVIDSLVRLLPAVLEEDQALLLTQSRERRESRTSEVSTIGEAVEAAVAGGWARIPWAALGEEGEAELAAHAVTVRCLVAEDGSVPGSDDAPGNVAVVARAY, via the coding sequence CCTGTTCTCACGCCTCGGGCGGACGATTTCCCGCGCTGGTACCAGGACCTGATCAGCAAGGCCGAGCTGGCCGACAACGGTCCGGTGCGCGGCACGATGGTCATCCGGCCGTACGGCTACGGGCTGTGGGAGCGGATGCAGCAGGAGATGGACGCCCGGATCAAGGAGGCGGGCGCCCAGAACGCGTACTTCCCGCTCTTCATCCCGCAGTCGTACCTGACGAAGGAGGCCGAGCATGTCGAGGGTTTCGCGCCCGAGCTCGCCGTCGTCACGCACGCCGGCGGCAAGGAGCTGGAGGAGCCGGTCGTCGTCCGCCCCACCTCCGAGACGATCGTCAACGACTACTTCTCCAAGTGGGTCCAGAGCTACCGCGACCTCCCGCTGCTGATCAACCAGTGGGCGAACGTGGTCCGTTGGGAGATGCGCCCGCGCGTGTTCCTCCGTACGACGGAATTCCTGTGGCAGGAGGGACACACGGCCCACGCCACGTACGAGGACGCCCGGGACTACGCCGCGCACATCCACGAGAAGGTGTACGCCGACTTCATGGTGAACGTCCTGGGCATCGATGTGGTGCTGGGGCGGAAGACGCCGGGTGAGCGGTTCGCGGGCGCCGTCAACACCCTCACGCTCGAAGCGATGATGGGTGACGGCAAGGCCCTGCAGATGGGCACCAGCCATGAGTTGGGCCAGAACTTCGCCAGGGCCTTCAACACCCGGTATCTGTCCAGGGACGGCCGCCAGGAGCTCGTCTGGCAGACCTCCTGGGGGTCCTCGACCCGCATGGTGGGTGGCCTGATCATGTCGCACGGCGATGACAGTGGGTTGCGGGTGCCCCCGCGCCTCGCCCCCGTACAGGCCGTGGTCCTCGCCATCAAGGGCGACGATGCGGTTCTGGCCAAGGTCCACGAGATCGGCGACCGGCTGAAGGCTGCGGGCGTACGGGTCCGGGTCGACGATCGCACGGACGTCCCGTTCGGCCGCCGCGCCGTCGACTGGGAACTCAAGGGCGTGCCCGTACGTATCGAGATCGGCCCCCGTGACCTGGAGAACGGCACCGCGATGCTGGCCCGCCGCATCCCCGGAGGCAAGGAGCCGGTGGTGATCGACTCCCTCGTACGGCTGCTGCCCGCCGTTCTCGAAGAGGACCAGGCCCTGCTGCTGACGCAGTCGCGCGAGCGGCGGGAGTCCCGGACGTCCGAGGTGTCGACGATCGGGGAGGCCGTCGAGGCCGCCGTCGCCGGCGGCTGGGCGCGCATCCCCTGGGCCGCCCTGGGCGAAGAGGGCGAGGCCGAGCTCGCGGCGCACGCGGTGACCGTACGCTGTCTGGTCGCGGAAGACGGGTCGGTGCCCGGGAGCGACGACGCACCCGGTAACGTCGCCGTCGTGGCCCGCGCCTACTGA
- the rpsP gene encoding 30S ribosomal protein S16, producing MAVKIKLKRLGKIRSPHYRIVVADSRTRRDGRAIEEIGLYHPVQNPSRIEVDSERAQYWLGVGAQPTEPVLAILKLTGDWQKYKGEPAPAPLLVAEPKAARPSFDALGGDDEGKGEAITQKKKAEKKDEASAESASTEA from the coding sequence GTGGCAGTCAAGATCAAGCTGAAGCGTCTGGGCAAGATCCGTTCGCCTCACTACCGCATCGTCGTCGCCGACTCCCGTACCCGCCGTGACGGCAGGGCCATCGAGGAGATCGGTCTGTACCACCCGGTGCAGAACCCCTCGCGCATCGAGGTCGACTCCGAGCGTGCGCAGTACTGGCTGGGTGTCGGCGCGCAGCCGACCGAGCCCGTTCTCGCCATTCTCAAGCTGACCGGCGACTGGCAGAAGTACAAGGGCGAGCCCGCCCCGGCGCCGCTGCTCGTGGCCGAGCCGAAGGCCGCGCGCCCGTCGTTCGACGCCCTGGGCGGCGACGACGAGGGCAAGGGTGAGGCCATCACCCAGAAGAAGAAGGCTGAGAAGAAGGACGAGGCTTCCGCCGAGTCCGCGTCGACCGAGGCCTGA